Below is a window of Populus alba chromosome 2, ASM523922v2, whole genome shotgun sequence DNA.
gcttataataagaaaaagctGAACGGACGGTGTTGTTACAGCTGCAAGACTAGCCTCCTCTGTCTGTCTGATTTATTTAGTGGGTAACATACCCAACACTAGTCGTTGGAAAACTGAGCTCTTCCGACGAGGTCAAACCccaaaatattacaaataaatcacaaaaaatgAAATCCCTGATATTCCAGTGGCCGACAACATGTTCCTATCTTCACATGCAACAAAATCCATTGTAATGTATGTTTTCAATTTTCCATTCCCCCCTCCTGGATTTGGTGTTGTTCATCTTCCCTCCAtgattcttctctttttcatcCAACAAGGTGTAGACAGTACTGAAATTTACTGTTGTTGATCTACGTATTTATTTCTCTATGCAGAAATGAAACTAGCTTTTTAACCGTGTCTAGCCGTCgattgaaattttttcttaagaaaataaatattctagttttttttacttacttttttatatataaaaatttcaagtgaaaattaaaaaacttaatatgtatatacacatataatcaaataaattaaaaattatatttattaataaataaaaattaaagataaatatagatcaaaatatttgtAGAATAGACATTTagataaagatgaaattaaaataaaatattatgaacaGTCACTTTACAGTGCGATGGAGAAGATACATAGTGCATTTTGTAGAGTGGATTACCCTGCAACATTTTGATTTACTTATAATAAGTGACCAATTAATGAATAAGGTCACTCTAggagatattttatttatagaatatgAGAAAATTAAAGGACCTAATAAACTGGGGGGAAAGAGGTCATATTACTACAAGAACTCTTCCTCgtcatctctgtttttttttttttttttttcctgttgttCATTTCCGGATAAAATGCCAACTATCTCTGCTTCCAAATCCCAAGAATCAATTCATATTTCACCGCTCTATGCATCGACCTGGGCTAGAAAAGCAGAGGTGGCAGGCAAGTTAACTTAAACATAGAAAAAGCGTAACAGTAATTAATGGAACAAAAGATAGTCCATTAGGGAAAAGGAGGAATCTTAAGGCACTAGCGAGGAAGGCTGAGAAAATCTGTGGTTGCATCATTTAGACTCTGCAGTGCCCTGGTCTTCTTGGACAGAGGTTCTGGTGATGAAGACACCGATGACACCACAGACCATGAATAATTCGAGCTGTCTGAGCTAAAAGACACGTCAATCACCCCGTTTGGACTGCCTGGAATTGAACTATACTTGCGTTTGCTTGAAAACTTAAAATGGTCTCCGGGAGCCAATTCCATTACGAGCTTGCTACAATCCTCTACCTTGTCCTGTTTGACATAATCGAGATTCAGTACAAAAGTGCATATACAATGGCATTTTCTGATTCAAAAGAATGGAAGTCAATGAAGCGAGAGTAAACCTACTAACTTTATCGATTCCAAGAATGCCCAAAAGCTGGCTTTGGTATTCTGCTGCAAGACTGGGTTCTACACCATCAATAATATATAGCATTGCGGCAGTAGCCATTACTGAAGGGACATAAAGCATAGACCTAGAATCTGCATATATTCAAGAAACATAacgtaagtaaaaaaaaacgaGAGAAATTAAATGAGAGGCCATACCATGGATGAGGTAAAGGAAAGATTTTGACAACTTGCCTGGCACGACAGAGAGTAATATGCGCTCACACCTCTTTAGAAATTCCAAACAAAGATAGTCTTTTAGGCCGAGCCTTCTAGTGATGTAGTCAATAAATGATATCGGGGTTATTGGATTCATCTTCCATTTAAGAGTAGAAAGAACCAGAATCTCCATTCTCTGGATAGTTTTGGCCTCAAACACATATTTACTTTCCTCCACCTAAACAAGCCAAACATCACACATTTATGAGAAAATCAAGCAAACATATTAATCACAAGCATTTATCAAATGAGGCAATAAGTTTATACCAAGCCAAATACACATATCTACCTGAAAATCCAATAAAAGGGGCACTTGGGTCTCCTCCACTTTGGCAGCAAGTGAGAGACAAGCCACGGCTGCAAGTTGGGCCATCCATGGCTTATCCTTCTCAAGGTGGACACTGAGTAAAAACCTATCAAGATAGTTCACGGCCAAGATTGCAGTTACAGCAGAGAACGAGTAGTGTACATTGACCTTTAGAATCCACTCTACAACCTCACAGCGAGCCGTGGCTAAAGATGGgttgatttctaaaattttgtaCAGCTGATTTTGCTCCTCCTTGGCAAACAAAGAGGAAAGTTCCTCCTCTTCCCAGCTTAAGTCCTGCTGTACGAAGACTGGAAAAGTGTTTCGTTTATTGTTATCAATACTATAAAAACTCTCTCCTTTCACTTCATCTTGAAAATAGTCTTCTCTAACTTCTTTCTCCCAATTCTCTTCGGAACAATAAAGACCATCATAAAGAAATGTAGGGTTTTGCTGATATTGTTGTTGCTCACTTATTTCTGGATTATACCTCGATGCCATCTTCATCCAGGAAGAAGGGGTATAGATCTTGATTCATTGTAgataagaagagagagagatgaatttTGCAGAGAGAGCAGAACAGCTAGCTGGAGccatctctctctccctctttcgaggtgaaggaaggaaagagcaaAAAGGGAGGGGACTAGCCAGTGATCCGAAGGTTGTGTTTTATTTGTGGGTTTCGAGCGGGTCGGTGGGTCTTTATCTTATTATCTATTGTCTATTCCTGCACTTGATCTTGATTGGATGTTCAGCTGTAAATCgggttaaatttttataatataaaaaaaattgcacaatacttgtgttttttaaaagggaaaagaaattcaaaactgttgggttaaataaattcagataacttaataatataatttaaacaagCAATAACAGTAAATAAATCAAacttaacaagaaaaaattgacaatgattgaattaaaaattaaacacttgacaataataaataaaaaatatatatatcctttcaatatttttaaaaggccTTTATGATccaaatcaaaaattaaataatattgtaacaaccatgtaaatagcaaaaaaaaaaaattatttttcaacgaattaaatgttaagaaatgaaattaaaaaaaaattaaaaaaatataaaaaaataacttgagtccACCAAAAACACCTTGCTAAATCTGCAACCTAGTAATGAGACCATGCtgattttatagaaaacaaattgaataaaactacaaagttaatttttaaattaactcaatgttgaaagacaaaatataaaaaaaattcattaaaaaaacaacaaaaaaaaactcaagttagacCACCAAGcctaaaattcaaaacataagattgagataaccaCACAAAACAGAAAAGTAAAAACAAGCATGAAGCATGATTCtcgattaatttaatattaaatgatgaaataaaaaaaaaacataaaaaaaaatcatagtcaCCTCGAGCTAATCTTTAAAACTTGTGACTCGGATTATGAGATAAAAACTAATCTCatagaagaaaaatccaaaaaaatcacaaaatcaatttcacaatcaattaaatgttggtggatgaaattcaaaaaaaaaaaataaaaaaaaataacaataagaaaataaaaactaaatttgacttaaattaaaatattaatggatgaaattaataaaaaaaattaaaaataatccaaaacaaaaaatatatttaaaaaaataaaaatcaaacctaatataaaaataaaatcatagaacaacttttaattttagcatGTCAACATGCGTCCTGATAGTAGGAGAGGgaaatgagagaagaaaaaaataagtttagggAAAGCATGATGCAGTGATTACAACACCATTGCAAAAGCTGATGTTTTGCCATAGAGGGACACGTGTCAACCAATTTTCCCTACCCATTTAACCTAGTTTCTATATTTGCTTTGGTCTCTAAACacttaattattctaaaaaagtcaaaatttattttatttttcaaaaccaagcACAAAAAATTTCCTTCAATGTTGTGAGATTCTTGAAATCAAAGCgaccaaaataaacaataaaatcaaatctcaaataaatctaatataaagggagcattgttttttttaaaaaaaaaaagttaaagaactaaaattaataaaagacatGAATCTTTTTTGACTTTATAAATCAatctttgatattaataaaaaaaatataaaagactgatatttttttaaaattttaaatacttaaaattaataaaataaaattttattttactaaaacaagTATTAAACTAACAACATAATATTTACTTGATACTTTGAAATTCTCATATGCTGGCAAGAAAAAACAGAATTAGCAAGACCAGTCATAAATCATAGCAGTTTTGAAAGAccgaataagaagaagaaaaatattcagagaccaattattaaaaaattctagaaactaaaaagaaaaacattattcgAACGAACAGTATATCTCCTAACGTACTACAGTATTTCAGCGTAGCCttttaggtttttgttaatGATATGGGCCATGCAACACAATTACTCGATACGTGACACCTGTACAGCGCTTTTTTCCTGGGCCCAaggtttgaaaatttattggGCCCTGCTTGCTGTTTGTGGGATCTCCATcactaatataataattatttttatattattatattaaaataattcaaaaattaaaaaatatatataaaacaccatttaaaaaaattaaagaactctaaaacgcgtgatGCTTTCACTGTAGCCGTcgctgtagttttttttttttttttttttttttttttttttttttttttttttttttttttttttttaatactaagctggttgaaaatttaactatgtagtttttttttctttaaaacattgtggattactataatattctcatgcattgttttcttttttttttttttttttttttattttttttttttttttcaaaatggcctttgtagattttattttattttatattaagttagttgaaaatttaactttgtagtttttttttgaaaaaaaaaaaacaatatggattgctatagtatttcctcacttgtttttttttaaattatctttatcaaatttattttttcaatattgagctagctgataatctagctttagctttctccacatgtttttttttttttcatttttttttttcaaaattgtcattttttacatatttcttttttttttcagaattatttttgttgattttatttttttactattgagctagttgaaaatttagtttttttatttttttttttaaaacactatagctttccccacgtgttgttttttttcgcttttttttttttttttacatgtttttttttcatttcttttacccaaaattgacttctttttttttttttaaatagcctttgtcggttttttttttatatattgagctggttgagaactgagctttgtatctttttttcaaaaaaaaaaaaaaaactatggattactacagtggttcccttgcatggtttttttttgtgtgtttcccccacatgttgtttttttaaaattatctttatcgaatttattttttcaatattgagttggttgagaatttagcttttccacgtatttttttaaattatgaaagaTTGAACTTTTCAATCGAATAAAAATAAACCCTATTGaccataaatataatatattcatGTATGCCGTCATTTTGAAttcatggttaattttttttttaaaagaaacatgTTAGCGATatctaagcattttttttttggtgttccAACAAAATTTTTCTCCAATATAgcactaattatatttttgtctgATTAAATAgagaatttattataaaaaataaagttattagaCACAATTGGTTGATGGTCTTTATTgcaagatcaaatatctttaatttacatttattttttatttttttagttattgttaacaatttttttatagtttttagtcATTgttatcaactttttttatactttataggcacatataatcttttaattaaataaaaaatttatcaaaagaaataaagttatgAAAATATAACTTAGATGACTACATTACagatgaaatatattataaatctcttatttttttctagcttaatttttatttattgttaatactttttttatatttattgaaataaatcatttataatttatttaattagatgggAATAAATTCAACCTACTTTCGAGAAAGGCAACAGAAATTGCTTCTGCAGGTGCTTTCATGCACCGCTGCTGATTTCTCTCTCATCATTTCATTGTCCCGCCGTATACAGCAAAATACTGGTTTCtgaaatccaaaataaataatttcccaAGTTTCAACTAAAATataatcttcttcttgtttttgtttttttgattttggaatttaaatatcatttcgaaaaaccaataaaatgtttgaagattcaaattttaaatatttcccAAAACAAGCCgcagcactaaaaaaaaaaaaaagagagagaaattgaaggatgaaaaatCATTAGCTTTGGTGAAATCAATTAttactttaaataaataaataaataaacgttAACAAGGACGGTGGTTGCCATCAGATTTCGTGGAAGAAATGGACAGATAAATAttgtttatacaaaaaataatgattgcAAAAGATTCCAAGCGGGCGACCTTATTTCCCATCATAAACCTCCCTTGCACATCACGGAGCCCTTTCTAACGTCATCTGCAGAGATCAAAATCACACGATGGAAAGATGCAAATCTTACCAGGTCAGGAAGAAGAGTGCAGGGTAAACAAATGAGAACTCATCCACTACACGTAAACTCAACAAAAGAGGAGACTATTCCATAAAACCGAATGAAATCCATTTTCAGTTCCGTCTTTGAAAATAggcgaaaaaaagaaaaaggccaaTCAAACACCACGAGAGAGAAGTGTGCTCCTCTCTCCTAAGCTGAAGCTGCAAATCTACACAGTTCAATCAATCAGTCACCGTGAATGGGCCAGACAACTTCGACGGCTTTAATCACAAGCCGTCGAGACTCAAATCTCAGCAGCCAGCGCTCAAAATCCAAATTCACTGTCCCCATCATTCCGATGCAAGTAGAAGAACAAACCGAATACGTGCTCGTGGAAGCACCTGACTACATCTCAGATCTTCCTGATGAATGCTTAGCTTGTGTTTTCCAGTCACTTAGTTCCGGCGACCGGAAACGGTGCTCTTTAGTTTGTCGGCGATGGTTAAGAATCGAAGGACAGAGCCGTCACCGACTCTCTCTCAACGCCCAATCAGATCTCCTTCCTTTTGTAACATCTCTCTTCTCTCGCTTCGACGCTGTAACTAAGCTCGCTCTCAAATGTGACCGTAGATCCGTTAGCATCGGTGACGAAGCGCTAGTTGCAATATCTATTCGTTGCCGTAACCTCACGCGCCTCAAGCTCCGCGCATGTAGAGAACTCACAGACGCAGGCATGGCAGCTTTCGCTAAAAATTGTAAAGCATTGAAGAAGTTATCGTGTGGATCTTGCACTTTCGGAGCAAAAGGAATGAACGCGATCCTAGATAATTGCGCGTCGTT
It encodes the following:
- the LOC118035745 gene encoding cyclin-D3-3; amino-acid sequence: MKMASRYNPEISEQQQYQQNPTFLYDGLYCSEENWEKEVREDYFQDEVKGESFYSIDNNKRNTFPVFVQQDLSWEEEELSSLFAKEEQNQLYKILEINPSLATARCEVVEWILKVNVHYSFSAVTAILAVNYLDRFLLSVHLEKDKPWMAQLAAVACLSLAAKVEETQVPLLLDFQVEESKYVFEAKTIQRMEILVLSTLKWKMNPITPISFIDYITRRLGLKDYLCLEFLKRCERILLSVVPDSRSMLYVPSVMATAAMLYIIDGVEPSLAAEYQSQLLGILGIDKDKVEDCSKLVMELAPGDHFKFSSKRKYSSIPGSPNGVIDVSFSSDSSNYSWSVVSSVSSSPEPLSKKTRALQSLNDATTDFLSLPR